The stretch of DNA GACCTTCCTCTACCTGCCCGAGGGCAGCAACGAACCGCGCACGTTCCGTGTGCGGCGCAACGCGCTGGCCGCGCTGGCGGCCGTCGTGACCATTTCACTGGGGGTATCCGGCTGGGTGGTCCTTCACTACTCGAGCCGCCTCATGGACGCCTACACCGTGGAAGCGCTCGAGACCCAGAACAGCGAGCTCAAGAGCGAGCTGGCCGCGCTGGGCACGGAGGTCGAGACCCTGCGCCGGCAGGTTGCGCAGAACTTCGATTTCCAGAAGAAGGCCCGGATCCTCGCCAATATGGACGAACTGGACGAGGACGTGGCTCAGGTGGGTGTAGGCGGAACCGGTTTCTCCAGCGCCCAGTTGCTGACCTCGGTGGGCCCCGAGGAGCGCGCGCGCCTGGCGGAGGCGCGGCGCGACATCGACAAGCTGCTGCGCCAGGCCAGGTTGCAGAAGACCGACTACGAATCCATCCTCGGTGAACTGGAAGGGGCAAACGAGAAGCTGCGTACCACCCCGTCGCTGCGGCCCGTCAACGTCGGCTTCGTCTCCAGCCGGTTCGGCTGGCGAATGGACCCCATGAGCGGGCGCCGCACCATGCACCGGGGCCTGGACTTCTCGGCGCGGCTGGGGACCCCTGTCTATGCCACCGCCGACGGTGTGGTGACCTTCTCCGGGGTTTGGCGCACCTATGGCAACGTCGTCGAGATTTCGCACGGCGGCGGCTTCGTGACCCGCTTTGCCCACATGCAGCGCCGGCTGGTCCAGAAGGGCCAACGGGTGACCCGCGGCGACGTCATCGGCCGCGTCGGTTCCACCGGCCGCTCCACCTTCTCGCACCTCCACTATGAGATCGAGAAGGACGGGGAGCGGGTCGACCCCACGCGTTTCGTCCTGGCCGACTGATCCCCTCCGATTTCCCCTTGCCAGCCAGGCGGTCCCGTCGCTAACGTGGGCGGGTGCTGTTCATATCTCCCACAGGCCAAACGGGTTGCCCGCGCCATTTGAGGATGTACCTCGCGGCGCTCGTGCTGCTGGTGACGCCGGCGCTGGCGAACGCCGCCGGCGTTGCCGTCACCGGACTGCGCCACTCCAGCACCGATGCCCGCACGCGAGTCGTGGTGGACCTGTCCCGCGGCTGCGACTACACCATCGACTATCTGCCTGACGCGGCGGGGATCCTGGTGCGCGTGGAAGGCGCAGCTCGCACCGATGCGGTGGGTGCGTGCGCGGTCGACGACGGCGGCGTGCGCTCGGTGAACGCCTTCGACCGCGCCGGCGGTGTCGACGTGATCATCGATCTCGCCCGGCCCATGTCCTGGAAGGACTTCGTACTGCCCGCCTCCGCGGGCCACCCCTTCCGCATCGTCATCGACCTGACGCCGGCCACGGATGCCGCCGAGCCGCCAGCTTCGACGGAGCAGGACCCGGCACCGGTGGTGCGACGCTCGGGCGCGGAGCGCGCGCTCGTCGTCGCCATCGACGCCGGTCACGGGGGCCGCGACGCCGGCGCAACCGGTCGCTACGGCCTGGTGGAGAAGAAGCTCACCCTG from Candidatus Krumholzibacteriia bacterium encodes:
- a CDS encoding peptidoglycan DD-metalloendopeptidase family protein, with protein sequence MIRIPDRILTFLYLPEGSNEPRTFRVRRNALAALAAVVTISLGVSGWVVLHYSSRLMDAYTVEALETQNSELKSELAALGTEVETLRRQVAQNFDFQKKARILANMDELDEDVAQVGVGGTGFSSAQLLTSVGPEERARLAEARRDIDKLLRQARLQKTDYESILGELEGANEKLRTTPSLRPVNVGFVSSRFGWRMDPMSGRRTMHRGLDFSARLGTPVYATADGVVTFSGVWRTYGNVVEISHGGGFVTRFAHMQRRLVQKGQRVTRGDVIGRVGSTGRSTFSHLHYEIEKDGERVDPTRFVLAD